The genomic stretch TGAAGGTATCTCCCTTTTATCAGAGGTTTACTGTCAGGGATGCTGAAAACAGGGGCGAAGCTCTCCGCACTGCGGCCGGCTATGCCCTCCTGAAAATGCTGCTCATGCTCCAGAACGGAGGTGTATCTGCCGCCCGTCATAACCGGCAGTGAACAGACAGACTTTACTCCGATGAACTTGCTCAGCTCTTTAAGGGAAGTGTTCCGCTTGTAGCCCCATTTCACCGCTGCGCCGCTGCAACGCACTATGTCCATATTAACGCTTGAGTGCATAGTTGAACCGATTGCGACAGAGAAACCTTTTTCCCTTATGCTTTTAAGCAGGCTGTAACGATAAGAAAGATTATTCCGGTAAAGGCTGATATCAAACGGAATAAGCCTGTCCTCCGGCAGAAGAAGACGCGCAGCATCGGTAAGATTTTCCCTGTAGACGAGAAATACGTCAAAACCCTGAGACTTAAGCCATGAAACTGCTGCGGAAGTGGGAACAACCAGATCGCCTATGACATCGTCACGGACAAGGAGAACTCTGTCCCTGCGGACAGTCTCAGGCTTGGGGAGAAAAAACGATAAGGGCACTCTCAGGGCAAGGGACATTCATACCTCTTTTGCAAAATCACCTGAATATACACATAAAATAATGACTTGAAAAGAGACTCAGCCCCGATTGCTCCTGATTCTGCCGAAAAACTCGGACAGGAAAAACACGGCGGATGCCACCATTATTATCGCTGCTCCGGAGGTGAGGTTGAATGTGTATGACAGCCACAGCCCCGTGACGGTGAACGCAAGGTTCAGCCCTACGGAGGAGAGCATCATAAGCCGCAGATCCTTCACGTAACGCTCCGCTATGTACGGAGGAATGCTTATCATCGCTATAACCAGAATAAGCCCCACAACCCTTATGACGAGGACAACTGTGAGCGCCACCATTATTATCAGCAGATAATAGAGCGGCCTGACCGGAACGCCGATGGAGACTGCGAAGTCCTCGTCAAAGCTCATGGCCTGCAAGTCCCTGAAAAAGAAGGCGATAAATACCACCACAGCCATATCAAGCACAGCCATCAGCCATATGTCCGACTGAGGCACGGCCAGTATGCTGCCGAAAAGATAGCTCATCAGGTCAACATTATAGCCGGGTGTGAGATCTGTCAGAATGATCCCTATCGCCATCCCCAGCGACCAGACAACACCTATCACCGTATCTGCCCGTTTTTTGTTGCTCATGGAAATAAACGCCACCAGAACACCCACCGCAACGGAGAAGCCGAGAGCACCGAGCAGAGGTGAGATGCCAAGAAAAAAGGCAAGCCCTATGCCGCCGTAAGCCGCATGGGCAATTCCGCCGGAGATAAACACTATGCGGTTTACCACAACCAGAGTGCCGATAACGCCGCATGCCACACAGGCAAAAAGACCCGCGAGAAGAGCGTTCTGCATGAACCCGAAGGAGAGCGCGTCAAGCATGTATATGCCCTCCGTGGACACCCTGTGGTATGCCGAGTGAATCACACTCATCACACCCTGTGCCGCCGTAAGCCATGCGAAGCATTTCGGGAGTTACCTCCGGGGATGAGTGAAAATGGAGTTTATTGTTTATGCAGGCTACGCTTGTGGCGTATCTGGGTATTATGCTTAAATCGTGGCTCACAACCACTATTGTCATAGTTTTATTGAGCTCCCGCAATCTGTCGAAAAGATCCTT from Geovibrio ferrireducens encodes the following:
- a CDS encoding glycosyltransferase family 9 protein, whose protein sequence is MSLALRVPLSFFLPKPETVRRDRVLLVRDDVIGDLVVPTSAAVSWLKSQGFDVFLVYRENLTDAARLLLPEDRLIPFDISLYRNNLSYRYSLLKSIREKGFSVAIGSTMHSSVNMDIVRCSGAAVKWGYKRNTSLKELSKFIGVKSVCSLPVMTGGRYTSVLEHEQHFQEGIAGRSAESFAPVFSIPDSKPLIKGRYLHYISDAGNMRRAFPKERIIPVLEELAEKLDVKVVITGLQEVEAGGERVVNLSGRTSLSEVINIVSHASYVVGNESGITHMAWIIGKPTAVFYGGGHYGRFLPAGNSLLLTNKPSDCFCCDWKCIYNEKLFPCVNLPDDTVREQLEHFFLQ
- a CDS encoding metal ABC transporter permease codes for the protein MLDALSFGFMQNALLAGLFACVACGVIGTLVVVNRIVFISGGIAHAAYGGIGLAFFLGISPLLGALGFSVAVGVLVAFISMSNKKRADTVIGVVWSLGMAIGIILTDLTPGYNVDLMSYLFGSILAVPQSDIWLMAVLDMAVVVFIAFFFRDLQAMSFDEDFAVSIGVPVRPLYYLLIIMVALTVVLVIRVVGLILVIAMISIPPYIAERYVKDLRLMMLSSVGLNLAFTVTGLWLSYTFNLTSGAAIIMVASAVFFLSEFFGRIRSNRG